The Oceanispirochaeta sp. M1 DNA segment AATTTTGCAGATTCTTCAGATACAGCACTGCAGTCAGTCAAATAGGCAAATTTTCCGAATCGATATCCCAGAATTCTTATCTTCCCATGAAATATAGGTATAGGTCTTACCGTTATATTTCCAGCTTGAAATTCACGGCTCGTATCAATTGTCTTTAAGCTGATATTTGGTGTTCCGCCGCCCTCTTGTACAGGAGGGGTGAAGATATATGGAAAGCGGGCTTCAATTTCATCACATACATCCTGCTGGGCCCATATAGGAATTTTCTTTTTCCAGCTGAAGGGTCTCAGGTCATCTATACCATGGAGGTGATCTGCATGGGCATGAGTGACAAGAACAGCGTCAATATCTTTAATTCCACTGCGCACAGTCTGGAGTCTGAATTCGGGAGATGTATCAATAATCAGGTTTGTTCCGTTATGCTGCAGCCATACTGAACAGCGGTAACGTTTGTTTTCTTCAATCTCCGATGTACAAACGGAGCAGTCACAGTTGGCAATGGGAATTCCATGGGAGGTTCCGGTGCCGAGAAGGGTTATTATCATAGCCGTCAGTGTATCAGATTACCCCCGGAATGTGGATTCTCCCCGAACTTTTCTCTGATTACTGAATTTAAATTCAATATTAACGGTTCTGATGGATTTTTTTGTGAATATTATTATATCTATGAATCACGAATCTGTGGTATTTTGATGTATACTATAAGAAGAACAGGAGGAGAACATTATGTCCTCCCAGCACAGATTCTATCTCTCAGTTATCAGTCTCGTAATGATTCTCACGGGTTCTTTGTCTTCTCAGGAGGCAGTCCCGGAGCCTGTCGGAACTACCGGCGCTGTCAGAACTTACGGGATTAACTACAACAATAAGTACCGCAGTCCTATTGCGGTCGGACTTGAATATCAGAGCATAAGTCCCATTAAGATTACATATGATGAAGAATATCGAATCAACGATTTCAATCTGAAGGGTACTTACTCATTTAAGTCCATTCCTCAAATCCAACCATTCGCAGGGCTGGGTATTCAGATTGTCGCTCCTTTGAAAGCCGGTGATACGGGGGATGCAGAGACATTTTCCCATAACATCTATTACGGGGTTCTCGGTGCTTCTTATATTCATAAATTCAGTAAACAGATTGAGGTCGGTGGAGATCTCTATTTCGGCTTGGGACAGGCTGTATATCCCAATATTGATACCCAGTATAATGAACCCAGGGGCGCCCTGGAGTTCCTGGCGGGGGCCGGAGGATCAGCAGCCTTTAATATTTCCTACAACTTCAGTCTCAGTTTTCATCCCACTCTGCGATATCAGCGCTCCTTCTCTGCCCTTGAAAGATTTAACGGCCTATCATTCGGATTGGGATTCGGTGTTGCCTACAGGATTGGAACCGACCCGGATGATCCCAGGGCGGAAATAAAGAGTATCCGTTTTGGTGAATTTGAACTGCCCCCCATGTTTGCGTCCATGCAGAGTTATTATTCAAATAATCCTATAGGCCAAATTGAGCTGACCAATACAGAGAAATTCCCCATAAATGATGTGAATATCAATTTTATGCAGGCCGGATTTATGGATGCTCCCACCAAGTCCGACTCCATTGCAGAGATTGCCCCCGGAGAATCCGTGGATGTCGATATCTATGCTGCTTATAATCAGGAAGTCTTTTCCATAGAAGGTATTTCTCCATTGACTGCAGAACTCTCTATCGACTATTCCGCCCGTGGAAATATAGGACGTCAGATGATGACCGTATCCTATGACCTCTACGATAAAGAATCTCTGACCTGGGATGACGACCGAAAAATGGCTGCCTATATTACTCCCTCCGATTCAGCACTTAGAAACTATGCCAGTTTTGTTCGTCAGAGTGCGCGGGATGTTGTGAACCCGGGTCTCAATGAGTCCCTTCAGATCGGACTGCAGATGTTCTACGGTCTGACAGAAATCGGATGTATCTACCAGAAGGATCCGACATCTCCCTTTGATGCCGCTCAGGAAGATCCTTTTGTAATAGACAAGGTCAGTCTGCCGAGAAACACCCTGAAAAGAGGAACCGGTGACTGTGATGACCTGACAGCTCTGTACTGCAGTCTTCTGGAATCTGTAGGTATCGAGACTTCCTTTATCACAACTCCCGGACATATTTATGCCGCCTTCA contains these protein-coding regions:
- a CDS encoding MBL fold metallo-hydrolase, with protein sequence MIITLLGTGTSHGIPIANCDCSVCTSEIEENKRYRCSVWLQHNGTNLIIDTSPEFRLQTVRSGIKDIDAVLVTHAHADHLHGIDDLRPFSWKKKIPIWAQQDVCDEIEARFPYIFTPPVQEGGGTPNISLKTIDTSREFQAGNITVRPIPIFHGKIRILGYRFGKFAYLTDCSAVSEESAKLLMGLDTLILGALRNEPHETHFSIPEALEFIKKISPIRAYLTHLSHDVDHFQLKAALPEGIEPAWDGLQINIPE